GGGGTGGGCCTGGTGGAGGGAGGGTGAGGACTCCACCGTGGGGGTGACGGGAAGAGACAGGCCAGGTGGAACACGAGAGGCTGGAGGTCGGGGACTGGATGAGGGATCTCGGCCTCTGGACGAGCAggagttgggggggtgggtggagactCCTGGGGTCCTACGGGGCTAGCGGTTGGGGCTGCGCCTCCTGGGACCGAAGGCCCCGATTCCTGGGTCCCAGGCATCTCCGGTCCCACTCACCTGAGCTCCTGGCGGGTGACAGAGCCACAGGGGGCTTAGAGAGGCTGGAGCGCGCCGACCGCAGGTGCAGCCCACATCCGGCCGCCCCCGGAACCCGGGACTCCGGGATCCTGGGCTCGGCAGCCCTCCCCTCCATGCCGCCTCCCCCGACTGGCTCCTAGGGCtcgggggagggaggaaggagatgggCGCGGTTCCGAGACTCCCAGCCTCCGCCCCTCCCGACCTGGGCAGGTAGGTCGGAGGcggagccccgcccccgccccggcgccCCAGGCTAAGCCGGTaacccccgcccacccccccccccgccctccccagccccgggGACCCGCGCCCGGCCCCCTCCTCCTCGGCCCCGGCCCGCGGGCGGGCTCTCCCGGGCCAGCCTCCACAGCATGGAGACCCGGCGCCCAGCCGCAATGCCGGACCCAGGTATTCGGGTCCATCgacttctcccccttctcccgaGCCTGGGCCGAAGGGCCGCCCAGAGTGTCTGGGTGCTCCGAGCCCGGCCACGCCCCAGCCGCCGGGGAGGGCGCAGACACCAGGCCCGGGCGGGGGCGAAGATCCTCCGCCCTCTGCCGGGTCCTCCCGGTGGGGAGGCAGAACCTGTTTGCCAGGCCCGCTCCAGGAGCCGATGGAAACCTCCTCCGGCTCTCAGGGTCCCGAACGTGGGCGCCTCCGGCCCGAAAGGGTGTCCCCGCGCACACCGGGGGCCGCTGATTCCCCGTCTCCGCACGGTGCACCTGCGAACTGCTGAGCCTCTCCTTTTGAGGAATCGTACGATCCGGGGTCCGACGGCTCCTCTCCAGACGGGCGCGTCCCGGGGGCAGCGTCTCCCCGAGGGcgaggaggagaaagcaggaggggaAGCGGGCCTGTCATGCCCAGCCTCACCGGGAGGCTGGGGCCCCAGGTTGGGGGTCCAGGGCCTCGGTTCCGCGGTGTATACCTGAAGCCGCTTCCATTGACCGGGCggttccgcccccccccccacttccttgGGCTGGAGCCGTGTGATCATTGTCATTCAATAAATCAAAGCTAAAGACCCAGGAATTTGACTCCCCTCTCCAGAGGGTGGACCGTGATGTCTCCAGACCCAAGCCCCTCCTTCCACAGACCCAGAatttccagccccagccccctcctctgctggAGACGTTCAGACCTCCGCACTGGAGGGTGTCCGGTCTCTGTCCTACAGTTTCCaggaaaccaccccccccccccacattccctTTGGGCTCTGGtctctcacttcctccctccagagcctggctctgcccccccccacccccaccccagaggcgCTGAGTCAGACTTTCACCCTCcacccgccctccccaccccaggctatTTTGAGAACACCTTTCTGGGCCTGGGGTAGCTACTCTGGTGAAAGAGGTCCCAGGATTGCATCAGGGAGGAGAGGCTCATTAGGTGCCCGAGGAACCTCTGGGCTGGGGTTGGTGAGGTTGAGGCGAGAGGCTTTTGGTCACGTGGCTTTTGCTGCTCTCCTGATGATCGAGGAACGTCCGTGTGTGTGTGACACCCTCTctgcccgcacccccccccccagaaaccCACAGAAATTCAGGCAGGATGCCGCAATCCCGGTTATGGGGCACGGTGTCCGTCGATCAGCCAGGGAGGCGGTtttccaggcccccagccctctcttcccccagcccctttcAGCCAAGTCCCAGTCAGCAGGTCCCGGTCCCTCTGATTCCTCAGACCCGGGAGTCCAGGGCCCCAGCGGGaaggactccccccccccaccccggttgCATCATCTGGCTCAGGCTGATCTGGCCACGGTGGAATCCTAGCTCTTGCCAAGTGGGTCAAATATCATGGGTCAGGTGTGGGGAAGGTGATTGGGCGGGTCTGTCTGGATATAAATTTTGGAGTGCCTGCATCCATTCTAAGAGACCGGGGTATTCTGTCAGCTGGAAATCCGCGGACACGAAGACCCAGGCGTTGAGGCTCACTAAGGTGCAATCCGTGAATCTCCTGTCCCAGACAACCGGGATACGAGACAGAATCCAGACCATTCGGCTCCTCAAGCCCCAGACCCCGGATCTCACCTGAGGACGTGAGCCAGTGATGGGCTGGGACGAGGCCGGGTCCCAGCACCTGGGACTGTGGGTCTTGATGATGCTGGGGGTCCTTTTCCCGGAAGCCTGCCAGGCACACCCTATCCCTgactccagccccctcctccaatTCGGGGGCCAAGTTCGACAGCGGTTCCTCTACACGGACGACGCCCAGGAGACAGAGGTCCACCTCGAGATCAAGGCTGATGGCACAGTGGTGGGGACCGCTCGCCGGAGCCCTGAGAGTGAGTGCATAGACAGAGCCTGGTCTgagggagcaggggctggggggcccaGACCCCTGGGTCTGAGAGAGACGGGCCTGGGCAGAGGTCCTCTGAGCCCCTGACCACTCTCTCCTCTCAGGTCTCTTGGAGCTAAAAGCCCTGAAGCCGGGAGTAATTCAAATCTTGGGGGTCAAAACGTCCCGGTTCCTGTGCCAGGGCCCAGATGGGACACTGTATGGATCGGTGAGTTTCTGGGATCGCCCCCCCTCCTCGTGCTCCCCCCTCCGTATCACCTTCACCACCCAGGGTTCCACCTCTCGCACCTTGGGCCTGAGCCGGGCTTGGTTCTGTGCTCCCTGCGTGGCCCCCCCGCCTCGCCACCTCCCCTGCACGCGGGAGCTGACCTCATCATTTGTGcacaaggggaaactgaggctcgggcaGGGACACACCAGCTCCGAGTCACGAGGCCCGTGAAGGACGGAGCGCCTGAGTCCTGTGACCTGTGACCCCTGCTGGGCCGCATGGGCTCCTAGCTGCCTGCTTCACGCCGGGCACAGGGCTGCTCAGGGGACCCATGGCCTGTAAAGTGACCATGACCCCTTGGGTGGAAGCCAGACGCCTCCGTCTGGACTCAGAGAGCCTTGACTGGTCCCCGGGCTGGAATATTGGTCTCTGTGAAGTGAAGCCAGGGAGGTAGGCCTTGCAGGACTGCCCAGGGGTAAAGGGAGAGCCTGCTTCTGTTGCCTGTGTCccggaggaggggctgggggccgggacTCCTGGGTCCTGCAGCAGGAAGGTGCAGAGGAATCCCGTATCTCCGACGTCCGCTCTTGTCCCCTCAGCTCCGCTTTGACCCCGCAGCCTGCAGCTTCCGGGAACTGCTTCTGGAGGACGGATACAACATCTACCACTCGGAGACCCTCGGGCTCCCACTCCGCCTGCCCCCCCACAACTCCCCATACCGGGACTCGGCCCCCCGGGCACCTGCCCGTTTCCTGCCGCTGCCAGGCCTGCTTCCGGCACCCCCGGAGCCTCCAGGGATCCTGGCCCCCGAGCCCCCGGACGTGGGCTCCTCGGACCCTCTGAGCATGGTGGGGCCTTCCCAGGGCCGAAGTCCCAGCTACGCTTCCTGAAGCCACGGGCTGTTTGCTGTGGGGCCTCCTCTTTATTTATTGGGTTATTtggtatttatcttatttatttttttattttgcctacTTGGGATAATAAAGAATCTGAGAGGAGGGTCAGGGTGCGCGTGTGTGAGTGTTTGAGGGAGGAACTGGGAACCCTGTGCTGAGGGAGGGACTGGAGGGACGGAAGGCTGGGAGTCCTGGTTCTCTAGAAGAGGGCTTGAGGATCTAAATTCATCCGTCCA
The Lynx canadensis isolate LIC74 chromosome E2, mLynCan4.pri.v2, whole genome shotgun sequence genome window above contains:
- the FGF21 gene encoding fibroblast growth factor 21 isoform X1; its protein translation is MGWDEAGSQHLGLWVLMMLGVLFPEACQAHPIPDSSPLLQFGGQVRQRFLYTDDAQETEVHLEIKADGTVVGTARRSPESLLELKALKPGVIQILGVKTSRFLCQGPDGTLYGSLRFDPAACSFRELLLEDGYNIYHSETLGLPLRLPPHNSPYRDSAPRAPARFLPLPGLLPAPPEPPGILAPEPPDVGSSDPLSMVGPSQGRSPSYAS
- the FGF21 gene encoding fibroblast growth factor 21 isoform X2 — encoded protein: MGWDEAGSQHLGLWVLMMLGVLFPEACQAHPIPDSSPLLQFGGQVRQRFLYTDDAQETEVHLEIKADGTVVGTARRSPESLLELKALKPGVIQILGVKTSRFLCQGPDGTLYGSPAASGNCFWRTDTTSTTRRPSGSHSACPPTTPHTGTRPPGHLPVSCRCQACFRHPRSLQGSWPPSPRTWAPRTL